Part of the Candidatus Thiothrix putei genome, TTAAGTAAGCGGATCATGGCATAGTGCTTGTCTTCGTCATATTCCAGCGTTTTCGCTTGGGTAATGGCTGCACTTAGCGCGGAACCCACGACTGCTGCTGAGCCACTGGCAGCGGCTTCGGCGGCGGCAACTTCGCCACGGGCTTCGGCAATTTTGGCATGTTCGTAGCGTTCGCATTGTTGGATGCGGGCATCAGCACGGTATTTGGCACGGCAAGCCGCGAGTTCTGCCTCGTGTCTTGCCAGTGTGCCTCGTGCTGTCGCCAGTTGTGCGGTTGCGCCCGACGGTGTGGCGGCTTGCACGCTCAAATTCTGGATGCTGCCCAACGCGGCCTGAAACACGGGCGACCCTTCAGAACGTTGCCGCACCGTGGCATCCTCACGTTCCATGGACTGAGAGACTTCGGAAAATAAGCCGAAAAACACCACAATGACGGTCGCTACTACAGCAGCCGGGCCTTTGTAACCACTGGCATACAAAAATGCCTGTGCGGCGGTGATCACGGCGGTAATGCCTAGCCCTAGTATCGCATTTGCCCATTGCTCGCCACTCCAATTGGGCGGATCCATTTCCCCGCCCACAAAATATTTGACGACAAAAAATGCGGAGGCGAGGAATGCAGCAAAAGCAGCCATCAATAGCCATGCTTCGGCTTTGCGTAGGTCGCCGAGGATGTCGCGCAATGATTTTGTGGTGATCAGGTGCGCTGGTCGATCCAAGTTGGTATTTGTGTTGGAATCCGTCATAATAAAACCTTCCTGTCTTTAACTATTAACCCAGTGATAGCGGGAATCTCCGGCGTGTTGAAAGCGGCAACTTTCATCACGCCATTTTTATGCTGCATGTTTTTGTCTCATGATTTACATCCAGCCAGCCAACATCAGTAATACACCCAGAAACCATAACAAGTGCCGATCCGCACGCAAGCTATGGGCTGCCACCACTGCCCCGACCAAAGCCAAGCCAATCAGCATGTAAGGTAAATGCAGCATCGCTGTTTCGACATCAATAATTTGTTCTAAACCGGGCAGCAGGATCAGCAAAGCCCATACTGCCGATGCCCAAACGACCAATAAGGCGCGGGTGACTTTCCAGACTTGTCCCCACTCTGGTTTATCGGGTATTTCCTGTATCCCTGTTGCAGGTGTTTGCATCTCAATATTCATAAGGTTACTCCTGGATTTTCTGTTTAATAACTACGGAACAAACCGACCATTTTGCCCTGTACCTGTACACTTTCCGCCGGATAGACCATCGGTTGCATCTGGCTGTTTTCAGGGCGTAATTCGATTTGTCCATCGGGTTGGCGGTACAGGCGTTTGAGGGTGGCTTCTTCACGCTCGACCAAAGCGACAACAATGTCGCCATCACGGGCATTTTCCTGTTGTTGAATGACGACGAAATCACCGTCCATAATGCCGATGTCTATCATTGATTCGCCACGTACTTCCAGCACGTAGCGCCCGTTGCCACTGAAAAGGTCGCTGGGGTTGATTTCATCTTTGCCAGCGATAGCTTCAATCGGCTTACCGGCAGCGATACGCCCTGCCAGTGGTAAACCGAGGCTGAGCGGCATTTGCGGGTGACGCGCCACTGCCGTTTCAGGCATCCGGTAGGCACGCTTGCCCGCTGTGGCTTGCAGGCGGCCTTCCCGGATCAGTGCCTGCACATGTTGGTGAACGGTGCTGCGGGTGGATATTCCACCTGCCTGCGCAATTTCATCCAAGGTTGGGGCGTAGCCGTTACGGGCGTACAGGGACTGGATGATGTCCATCATCTGCTGTTGTCTGCGTGTGAGCATAATGCTGTTTCCTCATCAACAAACCGAACAAAACACGAACTAAATATACGGTTTAGTTCGTGTCTACGCCAATCAAAAATACTTGCCATATATTCGTTTTTTGTTCGGTTTTACCGATGAGCGGTAGCTGGGTGGTGTATGAAATGCACTATGTTGGTGTTGTCGAGCATGGACTACCCAAGATTAGAGCATTGATTTCGCTAATTAAAATAATCGCTTTAATCGTTTAGCCAAGGGCAAGCCTGAATGCTATGTTTGAATAGTGCGAAGGAGGTGATTTATGAATACACCAACGGTTCAGCATACTGATAAATCGGTATTCCAGATTCCTCAACAGCGTATGGGACGCAATGAGCGTAGTGTGCGGATGTTGCTGGCAAGCGCAGGTGTGGGGGTGGAAGGTAAACAGGTGTTTGATCTGGAGGTACATGACCCGCGTTTTTATCGTCGCATCTTGCAACAAGGCTCCCTTGGGATGGGGGAGAGCTATATGGATGGCTGGTGGGATTGTAGCAGTGTTGATGCTCTTACGACCCGGCTGTTGCAGGCAAACCTTGATGAAACCCTGCGCCATAATCCGCCGTTCTGGTTACAGGTACTACGGGCACGTTTATTCAATCTGCAATCCAGTCGTCGCGCCTATCAGGTGGCAGACACGCATTACAATCTTGGCAATGACCTGTTCGTCGCAATGTTGGATAGCCGTATGTGTTATTCCTGCGGTTACTGGAAAGATGCCAGCGATTTAGAGCAAGCACAGGTGAACAAGCTGGATTTGTTGTGTCGTAAGCTGGCGTTGCAGCCTGACGAGCATGTGTTGGATATTGGCTGCGGCTGGGGTGGTTTTGCGCAGTATGCTGCCAGTCATTACGGGGTGAAGGTGACGGGGGTTTGAAACAGTTACCATAAAATCTATATAAATCTATTCAAACTTTATCATTTTGGTTAGGTTTATAAAAGCGTAGTGCCGTTTATCCGTAAAAGATAGCAGCAAAAGCACGGATGACTAGACAACTATCACACCGTGCTGCATTCTGTTTGCCATGATCATCAGCCACAAAATCCGCCTTGACCCCAACCATAAGCAAGCGACGTACTTGGCGAAAGCCGCTGGTACAGCACGGTTCGCCTACAACTGGGCGTTGGCAGAATGGCAAACCCAATACACGGCATGGAAGGAAGACAACACTCAGCCAAAACCCAACCAAATGCGCTTGCGCCGCCAATTGAACGCCATCAAACGCGCACAATTCCCCTGGATGCTGGAAGTCACCAAAAACGCCCCACAAATGGCAATTATCCAACTCGGCGCAGCTTTCAAGAACTTCTTTGCGGGGCGAGCCAAGTACCCGCAATTCAAAAAGAAAGGCAAAAGCCGCGACAGTTTCACCCTCACCAACGACCAGTTCAGCCTTGACGGTTGCCGCATCCGCATTCCCAACCTTGGGGTAGTACGGATGCGGGAAACGTTACGCTTTTCCGGTAAAATTCTCTCTGCCACGATTTCCCGCACCGCTGACCAGTGGTTCGCCAGCATCACCGTGGACACCACCTCAAACCATCTCCCGCCTGCCAAAAACCAAGGCACGGTAGGGGTGGATTTGGGCGTATCTGCACTGGCAACCCTATCAACGGGGGAAAAAGTGGTTGGGGCAAAGCCGCATAAAGCCTTGCTTTCCCGCCTAAAACGGCTCTCGCGCAGCCTGTCCCGCAAGGTCAAAGGCAGTGCCAACCGTCACAAGGCGAAGCAGAAGCTGGCAACACTTCACGCACGTATTGCCAATATCCGCCAAGACAGTTTGCACCAGTTCACCACGGATTTAACCCGCCGTTTTCACACCATCGGCATTGAAGATTTGAACGTGTCGGGTATGGTGAAAAATCGCCATTTATCCCGTGCCATCAGTGATATGGGGTTTTTCGAGTTTCGCCGTCAACTGGAATACAAGGCGGGAATGCGCGGTGCGGTGGTCGTGGTGGCTGATCGGTTTTTTGCCTCCAGCAAAACCTGTTCTGCTGCTGGCTGTGGGCATAAAGTGGACAAGCTGCCACTGTCGGTACGTGAATGGACTTGCCCCGTTTGCGGTGCAGTCCATGACCGTGACGTAAATGCCGCCAAGAATTTAGAAGAATACGCCGTGAGTTACACGGTGTCTGCCTGTGGAGGGGAAGGCTCTGGTCTTGGGCGCAAGCCGAAGACGAAACCAGCCCCCGTGAAGCAGGAATTCAACACCATGACTACTTTTAGTTAGCTATAGGTAGATTTGGGTAGGTTTGAAATAACGGTTACGGTGTCACGGGAACAGCAAGTACTGGCAGAAGAGCGTTGCCGAGGTTTGCCAGTTGACATCCGTTTGCAGGATTATCGTGATATAACCGGGCAATTCGACAAGGTGGTGTCTATCGGTATGTTTGAGCACGTGGGGTTAAAAAATTACGCTGCTTATTTTGCGATGGTGCAACGGGTATTAAAACCGGATGGTGTCTTTGCCCTGCATACGATTGGGACTGATCGGCAGGTACAGGCAACGGATCCTTGGATTGAACGTTACATTTTCCCTAATGGTCAACTGCCCACTCTCGCACAAATTGCAGGGGCGTGCGAACCGCATTTCGTGGTTGAAGATGTGCAGAATTTAGGCGCAGATTATGACACGACGCTCATGGTTTGGCAGCAGCGTTTTAGTGCGGCGTGGTCTGGACTACAGCAGCGCTATACGGCACGTTTCCGACGCATGTGGGAGTATTACTTGCTAACGTGTGCTGGCGCTTTCCGTAGCGGGCAGTTGCAGTTGTTTCAGTTAGTACTGAGGCAGCGCAATCGGCAGCGCAACCGTTACGATGCCCCACGTTGAGCCGCAGATGAACCAGCCGCGCAATCCGGGCATTGCCCTTGGAGATTCAGTTCGACTTCTTCAAGCTGGTAGCCGGGGGGAAGGCTAAATAGCCAAGCGGGTTGAAGATTTTCTAAGCAAAACACATGTTCACAGTGTTTGCAATAAAAATGGGCGTGTTGCTGTGGAACCCCCGTTTGGGCATTGTAACGCCAAGTACGGTCTACACCGGCAATTTTATGCGCCACATGGTGTTCCACCAACCAATCCAAGGCACGGTAGAGGGTTACGCGGTCAAAGGTGTCGCCTTGTTGTTGGGCGAGCTGTTCGATTTCCTGATGGGTGAGAGCAGTTTTGGCTTCCAGCAATATGCTGAGTACGCCAATTCTAGCAGGTGTTACCCGACCATTGGATTGCTGAAGTAGTGTACGGGCAGTTTGTTCATAGGGGGGTGCAGTCATTCGCTCACTTTAGCACTCTTGAAGTAATCAAGGAAGTGCCGGATCCGGGCTAAAGATCCGGCACGTTACAAGCGAAACATTATGGGGGCTGATCATTTCGCCCGTCCCTGAACAACCACGTTAAGAGGAAGAGATAAGTATAACTTCCGTGTTATTTTTTCATTCCGTTGGTCGTATCCTTAATGTAGCCTGAATAGAAAAAAATACAAGGGTTATGGTTAAATTTTAATCGTAAATATTTTGCAAGGATGGAAGTTAAGCCCACTTTGCCGTAAAGTGCTACGCTATCATTGGATTAGACACGCGCAGGAATCATGTCCGAAATTATTCGTATCGCCACTCGTACCAGTCCGCTTGCCATGTGGCAGGCCGAACATGTCGCACGCCGTTTACAGGAACTTCACCCCAACCTTCAGATTGAAATGGTGGGTATGGTGACGCGTGGTGATAAAATTCTGGATAGCCCGTTGTCCAAAATCGGCGGCAAAGGCTTGTTCGTGAAAGAGCTGGAATTAGGGATGTTGGAAGGGACTGCGGATATTGCGGTGCATTCGATGAAAGATGTGCCGATGGAATTCCCTGAAGGTTTGCACTTACCCATTATTTTGGAGCGTGAAGACCCTCGCGATGCGTTTGTGTCCAACCGTTACCAAACCTTGGATGAGCTGCCGCATGGGGCTGTGGTTGGCACATCCAGTTTGCGCCGCCAGACACAAATCCGCGCCCGTTACCCGCATTTGCACATTAAGGATTTACGCGGCAACGTCAATACCCGCCTAGCGAAGTTGGATAACGGTGAATACGATGCCATTATTCTGGCGGCTGCTGGGTTGATTCGCCTTGAATTCCAGTCACGCATTACCGCCTATTTGTCCACCGAACAGAGTTTGCCTGCGATTGGGCAAGGTGCGGTCGGCATTGAGTGTCGTCGGCATGATCCACGGGTGGAAAATTTGCTGGCACCGTTGCGTCATGCGGAAACTACGGTGTGTGTGCGTGCCGAACGCGCGATGAATCACCGCCTTAACGGTGGTTGCCAAGTACCTGTCGCGGGGTTTGCTGAGTTGCAAGAGGGTGTGCTGCGAATGCGTGGGTTGATTGGTTTTCCGGATGGTTCGGCGCTGTACCATTGTGAGCAACACGGTTGTGCGGTCGATCCAGAGGCATTAGGCGTGGCGATTGCCGAGGATTTGTTGGCACAAGGTGGGGATAAAGTGCTGGCTTTGTTGGGGATTCATGCCTAAAGTGCTGCATGACTTGCATGTGATGGTGACACGTCCTGCTCATCAGGCAGAAGGTTTGCGTCAACGTTTGGAACAGGCGGGCGCTATCGTGCAATTATTGCCAGTGGTTGAGGTTTGCCCGCTGGAGAATCCGCAAGCCGCGTTAACCACATTGGCGCAGCTATCACGCTATGACACTGCCGTGTTTATCAGTGCGAATGCGGTAAGTTATGGCTTGAGCTTATTAGACGCGCAACAAGGCGAAGTGTTGCAAACTTTGGTGTTGGGGGCGATTGGTAAACAGACGGCGAGCGTGTTGCAACAGCAGGGTTTTACCGCGCATTGGGTTCCACAACAGGGTTTTACCAGTGAAGATTTCCTTGCTTTGCCGCAAACACAGCAATTAGCGAATCGGCATATCCTGATTTTTCGGGGGCAAGGGGGGCGGGAATTACTCGCGGATACCTTGCGTGAACGCGGTGCACAAGTGACTTATGTTGATGTGTACCGACGGGTTTGCCCACAAATCGATGCCAGTCACCTGAAATCCCTTCATGAACAGCAGCAGCTTGATATAATCACTATTACCAGTAGCGAGGGGCTATTGAATTTGCTCGTCATGCTGAATAATCCCGACTGGATAAAAACGGTTCCCCTGCTGGTTGGTAGCCAGCGTATGTTAGCAACGGCACGCCAAGCCGGATTTACCGGAATCATCCGCATTGCAGACAACCCCGGTGATGAGGCCATGTTGCAGGCACTCCTCCATTGGGTACAGGAATTCCAACCATGATTGATAAAGCAGCGACACACGAAGCTGATAACGAGACTTTGCACACAGCAGTTGATGCTGTTGATCACCTCGGTAACGATGTTGGGTATGCCGCCCCCAAAAAATCAACGGGTGCTCGTTTTGCTGTGTTTGTGTCTATTTTGGCACTGTCTTTCACGGCTATCGGTATTGCTGCGGGCTATAAGCATTGGCAGCGTATGAATGACAAAGCACGTGGCAATGAGGCTGAGATTGCAGCGTTACGTGAACAGTTACAAAGTGTACCTACCAGCGATGCGCTGAATACCTTACGGCA contains:
- a CDS encoding class I SAM-dependent methyltransferase, which translates into the protein MGRFEITVTVSREQQVLAEERCRGLPVDIRLQDYRDITGQFDKVVSIGMFEHVGLKNYAAYFAMVQRVLKPDGVFALHTIGTDRQVQATDPWIERYIFPNGQLPTLAQIAGACEPHFVVEDVQNLGADYDTTLMVWQQRFSAAWSGLQQRYTARFRRMWEYYLLTCAGAFRSGQLQLFQLVLRQRNRQRNRYDAPR
- the hemC gene encoding hydroxymethylbilane synthase codes for the protein MMSEIIRIATRTSPLAMWQAEHVARRLQELHPNLQIEMVGMVTRGDKILDSPLSKIGGKGLFVKELELGMLEGTADIAVHSMKDVPMEFPEGLHLPIILEREDPRDAFVSNRYQTLDELPHGAVVGTSSLRRQTQIRARYPHLHIKDLRGNVNTRLAKLDNGEYDAIILAAAGLIRLEFQSRITAYLSTEQSLPAIGQGAVGIECRRHDPRVENLLAPLRHAETTVCVRAERAMNHRLNGGCQVPVAGFAELQEGVLRMRGLIGFPDGSALYHCEQHGCAVDPEALGVAIAEDLLAQGGDKVLALLGIHA
- a CDS encoding RNA-guided endonuclease TnpB family protein, which encodes MIISHKIRLDPNHKQATYLAKAAGTARFAYNWALAEWQTQYTAWKEDNTQPKPNQMRLRRQLNAIKRAQFPWMLEVTKNAPQMAIIQLGAAFKNFFAGRAKYPQFKKKGKSRDSFTLTNDQFSLDGCRIRIPNLGVVRMRETLRFSGKILSATISRTADQWFASITVDTTSNHLPPAKNQGTVGVDLGVSALATLSTGEKVVGAKPHKALLSRLKRLSRSLSRKVKGSANRHKAKQKLATLHARIANIRQDSLHQFTTDLTRRFHTIGIEDLNVSGMVKNRHLSRAISDMGFFEFRRQLEYKAGMRGAVVVVADRFFASSKTCSAAGCGHKVDKLPLSVREWTCPVCGAVHDRDVNAAKNLEEYAVSYTVSACGGEGSGLGRKPKTKPAPVKQEFNTMTTFS
- a CDS encoding Fur family transcriptional regulator, with amino-acid sequence MTAPPYEQTARTLLQQSNGRVTPARIGVLSILLEAKTALTHQEIEQLAQQQGDTFDRVTLYRALDWLVEHHVAHKIAGVDRTWRYNAQTGVPQQHAHFYCKHCEHVFCLENLQPAWLFSLPPGYQLEEVELNLQGQCPDCAAGSSAAQRGAS
- the lexA gene encoding transcriptional repressor LexA; translation: MLTRRQQQMMDIIQSLYARNGYAPTLDEIAQAGGISTRSTVHQHVQALIREGRLQATAGKRAYRMPETAVARHPQMPLSLGLPLAGRIAAGKPIEAIAGKDEINPSDLFSGNGRYVLEVRGESMIDIGIMDGDFVVIQQQENARDGDIVVALVEREEATLKRLYRQPDGQIELRPENSQMQPMVYPAESVQVQGKMVGLFRSY
- a CDS encoding class I SAM-dependent methyltransferase — encoded protein: MNTPTVQHTDKSVFQIPQQRMGRNERSVRMLLASAGVGVEGKQVFDLEVHDPRFYRRILQQGSLGMGESYMDGWWDCSSVDALTTRLLQANLDETLRHNPPFWLQVLRARLFNLQSSRRAYQVADTHYNLGNDLFVAMLDSRMCYSCGYWKDASDLEQAQVNKLDLLCRKLALQPDEHVLDIGCGWGGFAQYAASHYGVKVTGV
- a CDS encoding uroporphyrinogen-III synthase, encoding MPKVLHDLHVMVTRPAHQAEGLRQRLEQAGAIVQLLPVVEVCPLENPQAALTTLAQLSRYDTAVFISANAVSYGLSLLDAQQGEVLQTLVLGAIGKQTASVLQQQGFTAHWVPQQGFTSEDFLALPQTQQLANRHILIFRGQGGRELLADTLRERGAQVTYVDVYRRVCPQIDASHLKSLHEQQQLDIITITSSEGLLNLLVMLNNPDWIKTVPLLVGSQRMLATARQAGFTGIIRIADNPGDEAMLQALLHWVQEFQP